One Candidatus Scalindua japonica DNA segment encodes these proteins:
- the dnaG gene encoding DNA primase produces MAPFIAQEKISEIQRSINIIDIVSDYIALKQAGKNHLGLCPFHHEKTPSFTVNEEKQIYKCFGCGEGGTIFNFLMKQESLTFPEAVNVLAEKANIRIDIIGKKEKHQGPNILFKANEHATRLFVDMLLKTKEGKRPRDYISSRSINDNSIRKFKLGYSPNRWDSILNLSKRWGIETELLEKAGLIIRKQDKCYDRFRNRLMFPIFDSQNRPVGFGARALDNSLPKYLNSPETPIFSKSKTLYGINLAKEPMRKNRKVLLMEGYTDVIIAHQHGIDWSIAVLGTALTREHVRMLKRYCDKAILVFDADTAGQKSSEKNLDVFIEEDFDVNIVLLPEGYDPYDYIVKNGKQKFLEQVEKAYDFFSFKTKLSEKKWDMSSISGRTSAIDDILSTVIKIPDILKRDLTIKRVAEEMFIDELLIRNRLNTLNGSTKFNGIKRRQTEAKQSQDQIAGKLNKTKSADYQVEMSILCLMINRNDLIEKVETEIGFDSFRNNEILSIAKNISEIYSNKGKVILSDIFPMLDSPEMSREMVDTISKQESLEGCLISGNADTGEKMLKECIQYIRKKKNRKSQEQAKKKMSDLYRSQGNKQEVDQILAGFHKKSITFHSFKKSG; encoded by the coding sequence ATGGCTCCTTTTATTGCACAGGAAAAAATATCTGAGATCCAGAGGTCTATAAATATAATAGATATAGTTTCTGACTATATTGCGCTTAAGCAAGCGGGAAAGAACCATCTGGGATTATGCCCGTTTCATCATGAGAAGACTCCATCATTCACCGTTAATGAAGAGAAACAGATATATAAGTGCTTTGGTTGCGGAGAAGGTGGGACCATCTTTAACTTTCTGATGAAACAAGAGTCTTTGACTTTTCCGGAGGCAGTTAATGTACTTGCAGAAAAAGCTAATATCAGAATTGATATAATTGGTAAAAAGGAGAAACATCAGGGTCCGAACATTTTATTTAAAGCTAATGAGCATGCAACACGCTTGTTTGTTGATATGTTATTAAAAACTAAGGAAGGTAAACGACCAAGAGATTATATTTCAAGCAGATCAATAAACGACAATTCAATCAGGAAGTTCAAGCTGGGATATTCTCCTAACCGTTGGGATTCGATATTAAACCTGTCAAAGAGATGGGGTATAGAAACAGAGTTACTTGAAAAAGCCGGGCTGATTATAAGAAAGCAGGATAAGTGTTACGACCGTTTTCGAAACAGATTAATGTTTCCTATTTTTGATTCTCAAAACAGACCTGTAGGCTTTGGAGCAAGGGCACTGGACAACTCATTACCAAAATATCTTAACTCTCCGGAAACACCAATTTTTAGTAAAAGTAAAACACTTTACGGGATTAATCTGGCTAAAGAGCCTATGAGAAAGAACCGGAAAGTCTTACTAATGGAGGGTTATACTGATGTTATAATAGCTCACCAGCATGGGATTGATTGGTCAATTGCAGTTCTCGGCACTGCGCTAACACGAGAACACGTGAGGATGTTAAAGCGTTATTGTGATAAGGCTATTCTTGTCTTTGATGCAGATACAGCAGGACAAAAATCTTCTGAAAAAAATTTGGATGTCTTTATAGAAGAGGATTTTGATGTAAATATTGTTCTTTTACCTGAAGGCTATGACCCATATGACTACATTGTTAAAAATGGTAAGCAGAAGTTCCTGGAACAAGTTGAAAAAGCATATGATTTTTTCAGCTTTAAAACAAAACTTTCAGAGAAAAAGTGGGACATGTCTTCAATTTCAGGAAGGACTTCTGCAATAGACGACATCCTATCAACCGTTATTAAAATCCCAGATATTTTGAAGCGTGATTTGACCATTAAGAGAGTCGCGGAAGAGATGTTTATTGATGAACTGCTTATTCGCAACCGTTTAAATACACTTAATGGTTCAACTAAGTTTAATGGTATAAAAAGAAGACAAACTGAGGCAAAACAGTCCCAGGATCAAATAGCAGGCAAATTAAATAAGACTAAATCAGCTGACTATCAGGTTGAAATGTCCATTCTTTGCTTAATGATCAACAGAAATGATTTAATAGAAAAGGTGGAGACGGAAATAGGCTTTGATAGTTTCAGAAACAACGAAATCCTGAGTATTGCGAAAAACATATCTGAAATATATTCTAATAAAGGGAAAGTTATATTAAGTGATATTTTCCCGATGCTAGATTCACCTGAGATGAGCAGAGAAATGGTTGATACAATCTCAAAACAGGAATCTTTGGAAGGGTGTCTTATCTCAGGAAATGCTGATACAGGGGAAAAAATGCTTAAAGAATGTATTCAGTATATCAGGAAGAAGAAAAACAGGAAGAGCCAGGAGCAGGCCAAAAAGAAAATGTCAGACTTGTACAGGTCACAAGGAAATAAACAAGAAGTTGACCAAATACTTGCCGGATTCCACAAAAAAAGTATTACTTTTCACTCTTTCAAAAAATCCGGATAA
- the rpoD gene encoding RNA polymerase sigma factor RpoD, which yields MDKTSQKIKALVIKGKEKGFLTYEELNDILPDDTLTQPGKIDETLIMLDELGIDLIEESEIEARDAEDDDDDSKDDAKSKISIVAGASEKIDDPIRMYLTQMGVIPLLSRDEEIALAKKIEMTRKNFHRKILKSDYSQEVCLKILDDITNGELPFDRTLAINIEFDNQKEKLLKQFPIHSKALRTLLKKNREDYGQLRLKRTSAKDRYRLLKNVRNRQRKGSAIIEELCIRTKKLQPIMKRLQETSSGMNSAKKQILLCEKRDKMKGKLKDLKAKLNEYEDLMLESPERLSQRVESIERIYREHEIAKRKLSSANLRLVVSIAKKYRNRGLSFLDLIQEGNTGLMRAVDKYEYRRGYKFSTYATWWIRQAITRSIADQARTIRIPVHMIETMSKIRNVSKKLLQENGREPSIEEMAKEIKISVSEARRVLKISRHQISLDRTVGESADSAFGDFIEDDKAESPVSAAAQEMLKEKIESVLDTLTYREREIIKLRYGIGDGYTYTLEEVGKRFMVTRERVRQIEAKAVRKLQHPIRSRKLEGFLDSVGEGK from the coding sequence ATGGACAAAACGAGTCAAAAGATTAAAGCACTTGTAATAAAAGGTAAGGAAAAGGGATTTTTAACTTACGAAGAATTAAATGACATTCTGCCGGATGACACTTTAACCCAGCCTGGAAAGATCGATGAAACATTGATAATGCTGGATGAGTTGGGTATAGATCTTATTGAAGAGTCTGAAATAGAGGCGCGTGATGCTGAAGATGACGATGATGATTCAAAAGATGATGCAAAATCTAAAATAAGTATAGTTGCAGGCGCTTCAGAAAAAATTGATGACCCAATAAGGATGTATTTAACACAAATGGGAGTCATTCCTCTATTATCACGGGACGAAGAGATAGCACTAGCCAAAAAAATAGAGATGACAAGAAAGAATTTTCATAGAAAAATACTTAAATCTGATTATTCACAAGAAGTATGTCTAAAGATACTGGATGATATCACTAATGGAGAGTTGCCTTTTGATCGTACCCTCGCAATTAATATCGAATTTGATAATCAGAAAGAAAAACTTCTTAAACAATTCCCAATACACTCAAAAGCATTGAGAACGCTTTTAAAGAAAAATAGAGAAGATTATGGTCAATTAAGACTTAAGAGGACTTCTGCAAAAGACAGGTACAGGCTTCTTAAAAATGTTAGAAATCGCCAGAGAAAAGGTTCTGCAATTATCGAAGAATTGTGCATACGCACTAAGAAACTACAGCCAATAATGAAGCGTTTGCAGGAAACTTCTTCCGGAATGAATAGTGCAAAGAAACAGATTTTATTGTGTGAAAAACGTGACAAGATGAAGGGTAAGTTAAAAGACCTGAAAGCCAAACTGAATGAATATGAAGATTTGATGCTTGAATCTCCTGAACGCTTAAGCCAACGAGTTGAATCCATCGAAAGAATTTATAGAGAGCATGAAATTGCTAAGAGGAAACTATCAAGTGCAAATCTGAGGCTGGTAGTAAGCATTGCGAAAAAATACAGAAATCGCGGACTCAGTTTTCTGGATCTCATACAGGAAGGAAACACTGGACTGATGAGGGCAGTTGACAAATATGAGTACAGAAGAGGTTATAAATTCAGCACTTATGCTACCTGGTGGATAAGACAGGCCATAACCCGCTCGATAGCCGATCAAGCAAGGACTATCCGAATACCTGTACATATGATTGAGACAATGAGTAAAATCAGAAACGTTTCTAAGAAACTATTACAAGAGAATGGTAGAGAACCTAGTATTGAAGAGATGGCAAAGGAAATAAAGATATCTGTGTCCGAAGCCAGAAGGGTGTTAAAAATTTCAAGACATCAAATTTCTCTAGACAGGACTGTGGGAGAAAGCGCTGATAGCGCTTTTGGTGATTTTATTGAAGATGATAAAGCAGAATCTCCTGTTTCTGCCGCCGCCCAGGAAATGCTTAAAGAGAAGATAGAAAGCGTACTGGACACACTTACTTATCGTGAACGGGAAATAATTAAACTCCGCTATGGAATTGGAGATGGATATACATATACTCTTGAAGAAGTTGGTAAAAGATTTATGGTAACTCGCGAAAGAGTAAGGCAAATTGAAGCAAAGGCAGTTAGAAAATTGCAGCATCCTATCAGAAGCAGAAAGCTGGAAGGGTTTTTAGATAGTGTCGGAGAAGGTAAGTAA
- a CDS encoding zinc ribbon domain-containing protein, with amino-acid sequence MIEKFEVLKRLQSLKNKINELEASQERMKQDVQKKKDQIENEKAVAEKKHEEKKSVQKEIDRKELDLKTNEGELTKYNVQLNSIKTNKEYSALVSEIGSKKADMSILEDEILNTMSRLETTNQEYEKATEHLRNEEESLKNLIKSVDAEIKEADEEIEKVKKEQEKYIDLLDEHSLKHYNRLSSIKGGKAIVPVIGNVCGGCFMNIRTQTLNALMSSKDLVFCQSCSRILYLDENND; translated from the coding sequence ATGATTGAAAAATTTGAAGTATTAAAAAGATTACAGTCGCTGAAAAATAAAATAAATGAATTAGAGGCATCTCAAGAACGCATGAAACAGGATGTCCAGAAAAAGAAAGACCAGATAGAGAACGAAAAAGCTGTTGCTGAAAAGAAACATGAAGAGAAAAAATCAGTGCAGAAGGAAATTGACAGAAAAGAACTGGACCTAAAAACTAATGAAGGGGAATTAACCAAGTATAATGTTCAGTTAAATTCTATCAAAACAAATAAAGAGTATTCTGCTTTAGTTTCTGAAATAGGTAGCAAAAAAGCAGATATGTCGATATTAGAGGATGAAATCCTGAACACGATGTCAAGATTGGAAACAACAAATCAAGAGTATGAGAAAGCAACAGAGCATCTAAGGAATGAAGAAGAAAGCCTGAAAAATCTTATAAAAAGTGTGGATGCTGAGATAAAGGAGGCGGATGAAGAGATTGAAAAGGTTAAGAAGGAACAGGAAAAGTACATAGACTTATTAGATGAACACTCACTAAAGCATTATAACCGGTTATCAAGTATAAAAGGTGGTAAAGCTATAGTGCCGGTAATTGGCAATGTGTGTGGTGGCTGCTTTATGAATATCAGAACACAAACATTAAACGCTCTTATGAGCAGTAAAGATCTTGTTTTCTGTCAAAGCTGCAGTCGAATACTCTATCTTGATGAAAATAACGATTAA
- a CDS encoding peptidylprolyl isomerase: MKNIAFIFGTVLVTLSMISNNAVFGSGAKLNKKVVAVVNGSKISRDTLANVLINIYGSEGLERIIRRTLVKQEAKKRNVTVTEKEIAERIELHINGQIQQQMKQGGLKDEQDLKRELEKAGMTLEQYRKNISKMFKLTHGQVEAELLAEKIIEQTVKITDDELHEVFEEQLGEKILARQIVFRTMRDAESNLERLKSGANFESLAKKESIDRNSASRGGKMRPFGPQGVMGKAVANLKNGEISDIVKTDSGYHIIKLEKRIPRSTKKFSEVKDDLVKLVTVQKVQTRLNPWLINLAESAEITRNLPE, encoded by the coding sequence ATGAAGAACATAGCTTTTATATTTGGTACAGTACTTGTTACTCTCAGTATGATTAGTAACAATGCAGTCTTTGGTTCAGGTGCTAAGTTGAATAAAAAGGTGGTGGCAGTGGTAAATGGTAGCAAAATAAGCCGTGATACACTTGCCAACGTACTGATAAATATATACGGAAGCGAAGGTCTGGAGCGTATAATAAGAAGAACTCTTGTAAAACAGGAAGCAAAGAAACGTAATGTTACGGTAACGGAAAAGGAAATTGCCGAAAGGATTGAATTACATATTAATGGCCAAATTCAACAACAAATGAAACAAGGCGGCTTGAAGGACGAGCAAGACCTTAAACGTGAACTTGAAAAAGCTGGTATGACCCTGGAGCAGTATAGAAAAAACATATCCAAGATGTTTAAACTTACGCATGGCCAGGTCGAAGCTGAGTTATTAGCTGAGAAAATTATAGAGCAAACAGTGAAAATTACAGACGATGAACTGCATGAAGTTTTTGAAGAACAACTTGGAGAAAAAATTCTTGCCAGGCAGATTGTGTTTCGTACTATGAGAGATGCGGAAAGCAACCTGGAAAGGCTTAAATCAGGAGCAAATTTTGAGTCACTGGCAAAGAAGGAATCTATTGATAGAAATTCCGCTTCTCGTGGCGGTAAAATGCGTCCCTTTGGTCCGCAAGGGGTTATGGGAAAAGCAGTAGCAAATTTAAAAAATGGAGAAATCAGTGATATCGTAAAGACTGATAGTGGATACCATATCATTAAGCTTGAAAAACGAATACCGAGAAGCACTAAAAAATTCAGTGAAGTAAAAGACGATCTCGTAAAGCTTGTCACTGTGCAAAAAGTACAAACCAGATTAAATCCATGGCTTATAAATCTTGCTGAAAGTGCAGAGATTACAAGGAATCTACCCGAATAA
- the kdsB gene encoding 3-deoxy-manno-octulosonate cytidylyltransferase: MSKTAAIIPARYASTRLPGKLIKSEASEQTGKYLIEHVYNKVMEAEKVNEVVIATDDERIAEVVRSFGGCVKMTSINHSSGTDRVAEIASTLDVDYVVNIQGDEPDIKGSMIDDLIDAMSGEKEAVVCTFANTIKTVDEFVDPNVVKVVIDKDNYALYFSRAPIPFIRDGNIHSNFSIAEEQTLDEVYYGSKTSFHFLKHLGIYMYRKEFLMAFSSLPIPEEEELEKLEQLRILFNGYKIKVVVTPFNCEGVDTPEDFERFLEKYRNDSV; encoded by the coding sequence ATGTCAAAGACGGCGGCAATTATTCCTGCACGATATGCATCGACCAGGCTTCCAGGTAAATTAATTAAAAGCGAAGCCAGTGAACAAACAGGCAAGTATCTTATTGAACATGTATACAATAAAGTAATGGAAGCGGAAAAAGTTAATGAGGTTGTTATAGCGACAGATGACGAACGCATAGCTGAAGTGGTAAGGAGCTTTGGTGGATGTGTCAAAATGACGTCTATAAATCACTCTTCAGGAACAGACAGAGTTGCAGAAATAGCATCAACTCTTGATGTTGATTATGTCGTGAATATACAGGGAGATGAGCCGGATATTAAAGGGAGTATGATAGACGATTTGATTGACGCAATGTCTGGGGAAAAGGAAGCGGTTGTTTGCACATTTGCAAACACGATAAAAACAGTTGATGAGTTCGTTGACCCAAATGTGGTAAAAGTTGTAATAGATAAAGATAATTATGCATTGTATTTTTCCAGGGCGCCAATACCTTTTATCAGAGATGGAAATATTCATTCAAACTTTTCCATTGCAGAAGAACAAACCCTGGATGAAGTTTATTACGGAAGCAAAACATCATTTCATTTTTTAAAACATCTTGGTATATACATGTACCGTAAGGAATTTTTAATGGCATTTTCCAGCTTACCAATACCAGAGGAAGAAGAACTGGAAAAGTTGGAACAACTCAGAATTCTCTTTAATGGATATAAAATTAAAGTTGTCGTTACACCCTTCAACTGTGAGGGTGTAGACACACCAGAAGATTTCGAACGGTTTCTGGAGAAATATCGTAATGATTCTGTGTAA
- a CDS encoding CTP synthase, with protein sequence MTKHIFVTGGVVSSLGKGLNAASIGMLLESHGHNISLQKFDPYVNVDPGTMGPFEHGEIYVTEDGAETDLDLGHYERFTNAVTNRDCNCTTGSIYYSVITKERQGKYLGKTVQVIPHITNEIKNCISKLATTDTDIVISEIGGIVGDIESQPFVEAIRQFGREIGRENVLYIHLTLIPYLRAADEIKTKPTQHSVGMLRQAGIEPDILICRTEKALSDEIKEKLSLFCNVDKESIIEEQDVKPYLYEIPLLLVREGLDKIILKKLHLHSNGDHLDRWLNMLNILKNAQTTIEIALVGKYIAHQSAYESIYEALTHGGISNAVRVKVRRIESGDIEKEGAEKHIQGCNGILIPGGFGERGIEGKIEAVRYARENKIPYFGLCLGMHCASIEFARNVCGLKDANSTEVNANTPEPVICLLEEQKNIEKMGGTMRLGAQKCKLEPDTIAQKCYGQEIISERHRHRYEFNNKYRDIFETKGMVCSGRTIDNELVEIIELKDHPWFVAVQFHPEFKSKPTNPHPLFSEFIKASIDNGNNKF encoded by the coding sequence ATGACAAAGCATATATTTGTTACAGGTGGTGTTGTTTCCTCTCTTGGGAAAGGCTTAAATGCCGCGTCGATTGGCATGCTTTTAGAAAGTCATGGCCACAATATCAGTTTGCAAAAATTTGACCCCTATGTAAATGTAGACCCTGGTACGATGGGCCCCTTTGAGCATGGAGAGATTTATGTTACCGAAGACGGGGCAGAAACCGATCTTGATCTGGGCCATTATGAACGATTTACAAATGCAGTAACAAATAGGGATTGTAATTGTACTACAGGTTCAATTTATTACTCAGTGATAACAAAGGAACGTCAGGGAAAGTATCTGGGAAAAACCGTACAGGTAATTCCACACATAACGAATGAGATAAAAAATTGTATCAGTAAGCTGGCGACAACCGACACGGATATAGTAATCTCTGAGATAGGAGGTATTGTAGGGGATATTGAGAGTCAACCATTTGTAGAAGCAATTAGACAATTCGGTCGTGAAATAGGCAGAGAAAATGTTCTGTATATACACCTGACGTTGATACCTTATCTGCGTGCGGCAGATGAGATAAAGACAAAACCAACACAGCATAGCGTTGGCATGTTGCGACAAGCTGGAATTGAACCGGACATTCTGATATGCAGGACCGAAAAAGCTCTTTCCGATGAAATAAAAGAAAAACTTTCTCTTTTCTGTAATGTAGACAAAGAATCAATTATTGAGGAGCAAGATGTAAAACCATATCTCTATGAAATACCTCTGCTCCTCGTTAGAGAAGGGCTTGACAAAATAATATTAAAGAAACTCCATTTACATTCAAACGGAGACCACCTTGACAGATGGCTTAATATGTTGAATATACTGAAGAATGCACAGACTACTATTGAAATAGCTCTCGTTGGTAAGTATATCGCACATCAATCTGCTTACGAATCTATTTATGAGGCATTAACACACGGAGGTATCAGCAATGCGGTAAGGGTAAAAGTGAGAAGAATAGAATCCGGAGACATTGAAAAGGAAGGTGCTGAAAAACATATTCAAGGATGTAACGGAATTTTAATACCGGGTGGATTTGGAGAAAGGGGAATTGAGGGAAAAATAGAAGCGGTAAGATATGCGAGAGAAAATAAAATACCATATTTTGGGTTATGTTTAGGTATGCACTGTGCGTCTATAGAGTTTGCACGAAACGTTTGCGGCTTGAAGGATGCGAACAGTACAGAAGTCAATGCCAACACACCGGAACCAGTCATATGCCTATTAGAAGAGCAGAAAAATATTGAAAAAATGGGAGGTACCATGAGATTGGGCGCACAAAAGTGTAAACTTGAGCCAGACACCATTGCCCAAAAATGTTACGGTCAGGAAATTATTTCAGAAAGACACAGGCACAGGTATGAATTCAACAATAAATATAGAGATATTTTTGAAACTAAAGGAATGGTTTGCAGTGGTCGTACTATAGACAACGAATTGGTAGAGATAATAGAACTGAAAGACCATCCATGGTTTGTAGCCGTACAATTTCACCCTGAATTTAAATCTAAACCAACAAATCCTCACCCACTATTTAGCGAATTTATTAAAGCTTCGATAGATAATGGAAATAACAAATTTTAA
- a CDS encoding DUF1844 domain-containing protein, with the protein MDDDGKLKQSGSDIDNEVYDTEQSTTTEKNLPKIPEASFSLFISSLVTQALISMGEVDNPFSKTKNQNLDQAKFTIDTLQIIKDKTCGNLADEEEKLLDTALYDLRMRYVEKSK; encoded by the coding sequence ATGGATGATGACGGAAAATTGAAACAGTCGGGTTCCGATATAGATAATGAAGTATACGATACAGAACAATCAACAACTACAGAAAAAAACTTACCGAAAATCCCTGAGGCGAGTTTTTCCCTATTTATATCAAGCCTTGTTACTCAAGCATTAATAAGCATGGGAGAAGTGGACAATCCTTTTAGTAAAACAAAAAACCAGAATCTTGATCAGGCGAAGTTTACGATTGATACATTACAGATAATTAAAGACAAGACTTGCGGAAACCTTGCTGATGAAGAAGAAAAGTTGTTGGATACAGCTCTCTATGATTTAAGAATGAGGTATGTTGAAAAGTCCAAGTAA
- a CDS encoding permease: MTYPFFARKDIDGFFGLAIDNLVQLILIVSLCKMLCGMPDELIFGVILPGAAISILSGNFYYSWQARRLAISLQRDDVTALPYGINTVSLFAFIFFIMAPVYDDTRDPYMAWKIGMIACFLSGIVEMLGALIGSWLRRVTPRAALLSTLAGIAITFISMDFAFKIFDKPIIALFPLAFILVQYFSKVRFPLGLPGGLIAIGIGTGLAWIMGYMDNTSIVNKDDFFHFTPPLFCGGSMINLIQSKYLLQYISIIIPMGVFNVVGSLQNLESAEAAGDKYDTFPSLLTNGIGSVIASLFGSCFPTTIYIGHPGWKAIGARTGYSILNGLFVTIICLSGFITVILKIVPLEAGIGILLWIGVVIVAQAFQETPKHHAMAVAMGLFPAIAAWGLLMVESTLRSAETTLFMIGKDAFTNNLAIHGMISLERGFIFTSMILASISVFLIEKNFLMACIWSLGAAFLSFVGVIHAYELTPKGVVSVFGCGAASDFAIGYCSFAILFIAMHFYIHGNEQN; the protein is encoded by the coding sequence ATGACTTATCCATTTTTTGCCAGAAAAGATATAGACGGATTTTTTGGTCTCGCCATTGACAATCTTGTACAACTTATACTCATAGTAAGTCTCTGCAAGATGTTATGTGGTATGCCGGATGAACTCATCTTTGGAGTAATACTCCCCGGTGCTGCTATTTCAATATTATCAGGAAACTTTTATTATTCGTGGCAGGCCAGAAGACTGGCAATCAGTTTACAGAGGGATGATGTAACTGCATTACCTTACGGGATCAATACGGTCAGTCTTTTTGCCTTTATCTTTTTTATTATGGCTCCGGTTTATGATGACACCAGAGACCCATACATGGCGTGGAAGATTGGTATGATTGCCTGTTTCCTGAGCGGAATAGTAGAGATGCTGGGGGCACTGATCGGAAGTTGGTTGAGACGCGTTACACCAAGGGCTGCTCTCCTCTCTACACTGGCAGGAATTGCTATTACCTTTATCTCAATGGATTTTGCATTTAAGATATTTGATAAACCGATAATAGCCTTATTTCCACTTGCGTTCATACTTGTCCAGTATTTTTCGAAAGTAAGATTCCCTCTGGGTCTACCGGGAGGACTGATTGCTATTGGGATTGGTACAGGATTGGCGTGGATAATGGGTTATATGGATAATACAAGTATTGTGAACAAAGATGATTTTTTCCACTTTACACCACCTCTTTTTTGTGGTGGAAGCATGATAAACCTGATTCAAAGCAAATACTTACTGCAATATATTTCTATTATTATTCCGATGGGAGTCTTTAATGTAGTAGGATCTTTACAAAACCTTGAAAGCGCGGAAGCAGCAGGAGACAAATACGATACATTTCCATCTCTCCTGACCAATGGGATTGGTTCTGTTATTGCCTCGCTATTTGGCAGTTGTTTTCCTACAACAATATATATTGGTCATCCAGGCTGGAAAGCTATTGGCGCCAGAACAGGATATTCTATCTTAAACGGCCTCTTCGTTACCATCATTTGCTTAAGCGGATTTATAACCGTTATTCTGAAAATAGTTCCCCTTGAAGCTGGTATAGGAATCCTGCTGTGGATTGGGGTCGTAATAGTCGCTCAGGCATTTCAAGAGACGCCAAAGCATCATGCCATGGCAGTTGCCATGGGGCTCTTCCCCGCTATTGCCGCATGGGGGTTATTAATGGTTGAAAGCACTCTTAGATCAGCAGAGACTACACTTTTCATGATCGGTAAGGATGCGTTTACCAATAATCTGGCAATTCACGGAATGATATCACTTGAAAGAGGATTTATATTTACATCTATGATACTGGCTTCCATCTCTGTCTTTCTAATCGAAAAAAACTTCTTAATGGCATGTATCTGGTCGCTGGGAGCAGCGTTCCTCTCCTTCGTAGGTGTTATACACGCATATGAACTCACACCCAAAGGCGTTGTCAGTGTATTCGGATGTGGAGCAGCAAGCGATTTTGCTATAGGCTATTGTTCGTTTGCCATATTGTTCATAGCCATGCATTTCTATATTCATGGTAATGAACAAAATTAA
- a CDS encoding OmpA family protein produces MKVRIEGHTDDIGSMKYNMDLSSKRAQAIKDYLVGKGIDPSRITTIGLGYTQPIADNDTPEGRALNRRAEIIPIK; encoded by the coding sequence TTGAAGGTAAGAATCGAGGGGCATACTGACGATATCGGTTCAATGAAATACAATATGGACCTTTCCAGCAAAAGGGCTCAGGCAATAAAGGACTATCTGGTTGGTAAGGGTATAGATCCGTCTCGAATTACGACAATAGGTCTTGGGTATACACAGCCAATTGCGGATAATGATACTCCGGAAGGGCGTGCATTAAACCGAAGGGCTGAGATAATACCAATTAAGTAA
- a CDS encoding thrombospondin type 3 repeat-containing protein has translation MIDIVKQVFLTTGEGRNLDSDGDGVFDSIDNCPGTSAGIEVDKHGCPKVRNVRRSDSDRDGVFDEFDKCPGTPVGVVVDKSGCPEITRKDSDRDGVYDEFDKCPGTPVGMVVNKSGCPEIIRKDSDRDGVYDEFDKCPGTPVGMVVNKSGCPEIIRKDSDRDGVYDEFDKCPGTPSGVVVDQYGCQKVSQIDSDGDGVNDNSDECKNTPIGAIVDDRGCWVVKGVQFDYKKWGVKQQFNSNLDNIENILKKISG, from the coding sequence ATGATTGATATTGTAAAACAGGTATTTCTTACAACTGGCGAAGGCCGTAATTTAGATAGTGATGGAGATGGTGTTTTTGATAGTATTGATAACTGTCCAGGTACTTCTGCCGGAATTGAGGTGGATAAGCATGGTTGTCCTAAAGTCAGAAATGTTAGAAGGTCAGATAGTGACAGAGATGGGGTGTTTGATGAGTTTGATAAATGCCCCGGTACGCCGGTTGGGGTAGTGGTTGATAAATCTGGATGTCCTGAAATTACTCGGAAAGATAGTGACAGAGATGGGGTGTATGATGAGTTTGATAAATGTCCCGGTACGCCGGTTGGCATGGTGGTTAATAAATCTGGATGTCCTGAAATTATTCGTAAAGATAGCGACAGAGATGGGGTGTATGATGAGTTTGATAAATGTCCCGGTACGCCGGTTGGCATGGTGGTTAATAAATCTGGATGTCCTGAAATTATTCGGAAAGATAGTGACAGGGATGGAGTGTATGATGAATTTGATAAGTGCCCAGGCACGCCAAGTGGTGTAGTGGTAGATCAATATGGATGCCAGAAAGTTAGTCAGATAGACAGTGATGGAGATGGGGTTAATGATAATAGTGATGAATGTAAAAATACTCCGATAGGTGCTATCGTTGATGATAGAGGTTGCTGGGTGGTCAAGGGGGTGCAATTTGATTATAAAAAATGGGGTGTAAAACAACAGTTTAATTCAAACCTGGATAATATAGAAAATATTTTGAAAAAAATCTCGGGTTGA